The Arachis ipaensis cultivar K30076 chromosome B03, Araip1.1, whole genome shotgun sequence region AATCTTCACATACAAGTGTTTTGCATTTACAAGCTTTACAAGTTTGAAGAGAACGAAATCTCATAAACACGCTGCTTATGTTACGGGCTTCTTTaacaaacttttaaatcaatcTAAATCAATTAACGCGTGAATATATAacttccatttttcaaaagattttatttcctttttcgaatttcttgccaaatttgttcgATCTCCTTTgtgcgttctctctttgccttcgatctccttctgtttttttcgattttcatgatttctgaaatcaagttttgaaattgttatgaagataatggaacttcagaaatacacccaagggatcatagaaatacacccaaaggattatagaaatacatTCAAACAGTTACAAAAATaaaccaaacgattacagaaatatacccaaaggattacagaaatacacccaaaggatttaaaaaatacacccaatatcAAGAGGAGACGGTATATTTCTTGTTgaaatcttttaatattttgtttgttatggatgaggcacatggcagagacaatctagaaaaaaaaaacctagaagaacagtaaaacaataccttgaataatattttttcgttttttttggtgattttttatgaagatttgtatcttttcttcttgatttcttctactccTCGCAGAATCTTGACGGTTTGCGCaattgaggaagaagaagaagaactcatgaaatatgggttcaTAATGAACGTGTTGTAAGGCACGTGCGTTGGACGCTCAATTTAAAGGAGTGGTGCGCGTATTTTTTTTCTTGGATTTGGACCAACTTGTATAGCTTGTAAGTTAAAAATCGGCACtttattatttactattattatgttttttataaacaaaaaattattaattagtgtacaaatttttaaaattctgatAAAGAtatgattatatattatatttttttgtatttgaacATTGATTTATTGTAATTCTTACTATTTGATTAGTGTGCATGTAAAACTTAAGCCTTGATCCACATCAACTCTCGCAATATTTAATATCTAGAGCAAACCAACGAAGCAAACACTTTAAAGATAATATAAGAGTTTATAATAACATGTTTTGCTTCACGTCTCTGGGCAGTAAAATTGAGACCTCCATCAATAATGGGACAGGTCTTCCCTAATTCATTGTAAGTGGACAAAACTACTACAGAATTGGAAGCTTGGTGCCAATTGAGGGACAAAGACCAAAATTCGCGCagttatatatttataatatagAAAATGAGGTCTCAAACAGGATAGAGATTTTCAGGTTTGTATCATGCATTCCAAACTGATTAGATCCAAATTAAGATAGTTCGTACTTTGATTTTGGTTAATTATAAAtactaatattttaaattaatgttTTATACAATTCAAGAATAACCAACAACAATATTGACCAGTCCTTGGTTCTAGACCTCAAGAGGATGATCGATCAACATAATGATCTTGCTCACATATTTAGGAAAGTGAAAAACTACCTAAATCAAGGAGATATCACAAATATAAGGTTGTGGTTGTACCAAAAAGGATCAAAGGACGCGAGAGTCTACAATTTACCATCTTCGAATGAAGTCGCATCTCTAATAGTAGGAGATTTTTATTCTGGAGATACATGGCGTGATATTATATTTCAATTAAAGTTCGGACATCTACAAAGGATTCATGAGATACACACCGCATTTATTCCTCTTCAATATCCTATGATATTTTCTTACGGGGAAGGTGGCTACCAAAAAGACATTCCTTTGCAAGAATCTCGTAGAACTgatgaaaatagaaaaagataacaTGTAAGTTTAAGGGAGTTCATAACATTTAGAATACAAGAGAGAAGGGTCGAGTATGCAACCATTGTCAATGGTGGAAGACTATTTCACCAGTTCTTAGTTGATTGCTTTTCTATGGTTGAAGCACAAAGGCTGACCTACTATTGAAACAACCAAAACAAGGTGAAGAGTGATATATACAAGGAGATTCAAGATGCAGTTGTTAGGAGTGAGACTCGTGCTTCCAAAGCAAGTAAAGGTGCCATTCTACCCGCGTCCTTTACTGGTGACATGAGATACATGGTTAATAATTGTCAAGATGTTATGACAATTTGTAAGAAATATGGATATCCAGACCTCATCATCACAATGACATGTAACTCGAGTTGGCAAGAGATTGGCAGAGTTAACAATCCAAGAAATTTAAAGGTTAAAGACCGGCCGGATATATTGTGTAGAGTGTTCAAAATTAAACTTGACATGATAATCTCGGATCTTAAGTAAGGAATTCTATTTGAAATGTTAGATGCAGGTATTGCTCATCATCCAACCTTATTTTTAGAGAAATATTTCTTTAGATTGTTATAAAATAAAtggcaaaatatttttttatttatcatattgttaattttttattatcactcttaattcatcaaaacacatatataaaatagataatttatttataacatatttttttttgtctttttgttaTAAAGATGTATACGGTGAAATTCTAAAAAGGAGGACTACCACATGTTCACATTCTTTTATGGTTGAGTAGAGATCACAAGATAACAACGATAACTCAAATTGACCGGTAAATATTTTCAGAATTGCCAGATCCTGTTCGGCACCCAAAATTGTTTAGAGTTGTGTCTACATATATGATTCATGGACCATGTGGTAGAACTTTCTCAAAATCTCTCTGCATGAAAGATGAGTACTACACCAAATATTATCCCAAAATATTCGGTAGAATTAAAAGCATTATTAGCTTACGGGAGAAAAGTATTGAAAAACTAAGGTAATGTACTatgtctttttttatatatattaagattgtattctcttattacttttatttttattaatggttTTATTTTAGAATTACTAATTAAATATTTCATAAAATCATCATGTGTTTTTGCTAGGATTAAACATGACTGATGACGAATTAAAAAATCTTTGCCttattgagattgagaagatATTCAACAGCAATGCAAGATCTTTAAGAAACTATCAATTAATGATATATCTTGAGATGTTTGATGTTTGCCTTTTTAGAATAAGCTAATAGAGGATGAGTTAGCATATGACACAAATGAGTTGACTAATACAAACTTATATATAGAACAAAAGATGACTCATGAGAAAATGTTAATATTCAATGAGATATTCAATGTTGTTGTTACAGATTCTGGtggtttttacttttttttttatgggCATGATAGGTGTGGTAAGACATTTATTTGTAACGGACTGTCTTCTGTCATTCGGTCTAGAGCAAAGATTGTTTTAAATGTCGCATCCAGTGGAATTGCGTCTTTACTCATACCTGGTGGCAGAACGGCTCATTCTAGGTTTTTAATACCCATTACAATTACTGATGAATCTACTTACAACATCAAGCATGGTAGTTGAAGGCTGAGTTGCTCATCCAAAGTAGCTTAATAATTTGGGATGAAGCTCCAATGCTTAATAAAATGTACTTTGTAGCACTTGATCGGACGTTCAGGGATCTTATGAGTTACCGATCAACATAAGACACATCAACCATTTGGTAGTAAAGTTGTTGCTCTAAGAGGTGATTTCAGATAGATACTTTCGGTGATTTCGAAAAGGAGTAGACACGATATATTGTTATCAGCTATTAACTCATCACATCTGAGGTCGTTCTGTAAGATTTTGAAACTGCATACGAACATGAGGCTTCTAATGTCTTATTCAGATCAACATGAAGGTGAAATGAAGAGATTAACTAATTGGATACTTGAtgttagaaataaaaatattggTTCTGTTGTTGGTGATGAGTCAGAAGTTGAAATTTCAGATGAT contains the following coding sequences:
- the LOC107632779 gene encoding uncharacterized protein LOC107632779 produces the protein MVNNCQDVMTICKKYGYPDLIITMTYSGGFYFFFYGHDRCGKTFICNGLSSVIRSRAKIVLNVASSGIASLLIPGGRTAHSRFLIPITITDESTYNIKHDQHEGEMKRLTNWILDVRNKNIGSVVGDESEVEISDDLLITTSDDPLSHLVDFAYPNLLQNMSDYRYF